TTTTgagacctccgcctttctcaaaACCAGGTCTCCAGGCCGAAAGAGCTTCGGCTTCAccctggcgttgtaatatcggaccaccttttgtcggtaagaagccatacgaagttgtgcctcgcgtcggagctcgggtaaaaggtccaagtcggctctccgacactcggagttgtccggctcacgaTACTGCTCGACCCTGGTTGATGGCAACCCGATCTctagcgggatcatggcttccgttccataggccaagctgaaaggtgattctctggtcgggacacggggtgtcgtCCGGTACGCCCATAGGATGGAGTTCagctcttcgacccagaggcccttggcttcatttagtcgggttttgagcccatgcagtatggtccggttggtcacctcgacctcgtcgttagactgtggatgcccgaccgaggttAGTCGGTACGTGATCTGAAATCTtatgcagaagtctctgaagtcttgattgtcgaactgtcgcccattgtcggtaatgatggtgtttggcagtccgaactgaaaaatgatggacttctgtatgaagtcttccatcttccgctcagtgatTTGTGCTAAGGGTTCGGCTTTCACCCATTTAgtaaagtagtcgatcgcgacgacGATGAATTTTCGTTGTCCGGATGCCGGAGGAAAAGAttcgagtatgtcgattctccactgggcgaagggccacggggcgatgaccggagcaagctggctggcgggtcggtattgtatgttggcatacttctggcatggttcgcacctccgaaccaattTAGCAGCAtccttcttcatagtgggccagtagtagccctgtcacaggactttgtaagccaaggacttgcccctCAAGTGATCGCCACAgcttccttcatgtacttctctgagggcatagtccgcgtcggccggccccaggcacttcagcaaggAAAAGGAGAATGATCTTTTATACAGTCGGCCGTCGATCATTACGTACTGGGAAGCCGcccatcggagtcgtttggcctccgcagggtcttcgggggtagatccattggtcaggtactgagcgatcgggtccatccagctcggcTCCGCCGTTAATTGCAGTACTtcctcgaccttgtcgatgctcggctACTCAAGACTTTCCACGAAGGTCCGGCCCAAGGCGCcgtagtcggatgtcgcgagcctggagagcgcgtcggcccgagcattttccgccctggggatgtgggagatctcgaagtaCTTGAAGGGCGCCATGAGATCTTTCACTTTTTGAtggtatttggccatggtcggatcctgTGTTTTGAACTTGCCTTTGATCTGCCCAACAATtagttgagagtcggagaagactttgagtcggTCAACCCCGAGCTCCGGTGCTAATTTCAAACCCACGACGAGCGCCTCATACTCgacctgattgttggaggccttgaagtcgaatcggagggcgtgctcAGTAACCACCCCCTCCGTGTTGGTGAGCAGGAAaccggccccgctcccttgagcgttggaagctccatcgatgtgcaacacccaggccgAATCAGGGTCACAGTCGGAGGTCCCGACCTCCACGGGGCTCCCCTCCCCTGACGgtaggtcggtcgtcgggcattcggcgatgaagtcggccagaaccTGAGCTTTGAGGACAGGTCGTGGCCGGTATTGGATGTCGAATTCGCTCAGTCTCACAGTCCATTTCGCCAGCCATCCTGATGTGTCAGGGCGGTGCAAGATGGctctcaggggttggtcggtgaggaccacgatagcgtgtgcctgaaaatacggacggagtcgctGTGCTGAAATGACTAGAgcgaaaattattttctctactttcgagtaccgagtctcagcttcgtggagcaccttgctgacataatatatcggttggtgaatccgattctcgttctctcggacgagcaccgaactaaccgccTCCGGGGAAGTAGCCAAGGTACAGGACCTCCCTGGCCTCCGATCTTACGAGGAGTGGCGGAGAGGTCAGGTacttcttcagttcctcgaaggcttgTCGGCACTCGTCTGGCCAAGAGAACTGCTTGGCTTGtcgcaaggttttgaagaacgggaggcatctctcagccgatcgagaaatgaatcgactgagcGCGATGATTCTTCtgttgagttgctgcacctccttcttggtgtccggaTATCGCATATCGATGATGGCCCTGATCTTCTcggggttagcctcgattcctcgttgtgAGATGAGGAATcttaggaacttccccgaggtcactccaaaggtgcacttggtcgggttcagcttcatccggtgtcatCGTAGAGTGCGAAAAGTTTCTTCGAGATTCCGAACATGATCCGAAATTcgcgcactctttaccagcatgtcgtcgacatacatttccatgttgcgcccaatctgatctttaaagaccttgttgaccagtcgttggtaggtggcgccagcattcttcagtccgaacggcattactctgtagcagtagaggcccttggcggtcacgaaggcggTGTGTTCCTCGTCTTCGAACGCCATCCGGATATGATTGTACCCtgtgaaggcatccatgaagctgagcagtcgataaccggacgtcgcatccaccagctgatcgatcttcgaaagtgggaagctgtccttcggacaggcccgattcaaatcggtgtagtcgatgcagatcctccacttcccgttggcttttttcaccattacgacgttggcgagccaatcgggataagtggtctccctgatgaagcctgcctcgagtagcttatccacctcctcgtcgatggccttctgtctttctggagcgaaagatcttttcttctaccTTACCGGCCTCATTgctggatcgatgttgagtcggtgggtcatCGTCTCTGGGGGAATTCCCGGCATATCCGccaccgaccaagcgaatacgttggTATTTGCCCTCAGTAGCTCTGTCAAATGCCGTCGCTCGGGGTCGGGTAACTGAGACCCGACTCACACTTTTTGGTCGGGGTTTCCCACTATCGcgatgggaacgagctgttcgaTCGGCTCGCCCCGCTCTCCTTCCTCTCATTGGTCCAGCTTATCGACCGTCAGGGGGCCCTTCGATTCATTACTTTGAgtagagatctgaaagcatcgacgGACGaggtgttgatctccgcgcatctccccaacGTCGTTTTTGGTCAGAaaccgaaccaggagatgatacgtcgaaactatcgccttgagggcgttcagttcgggtcttccaagtatggcgttgtaggccgagggcacttggacgaccgcaaaagtcagaTGGACTGTGCTCTGTCGTGGTTCGGCTCcagccgtcacgggcagggtgacctCTCCTTCCACCGCGACAGCGTCTCCAGCGAAACCTattaggggcgtagagactctcttgagtcggtcggccgacagtcgcatccgggagaaggtcgagtaaaacagaacgttcattgaactttcattatctacaaaaaaaaattttacatcataattggctattgttgccgagacaacaacagcatcatcatggggaaTTTGGataccccgaacatcttcttccgtaAAAGCAATTACATCGTCCGAGCGTGGCTTCTTCATTGGCTCCCCCCAAGCAGacatccccgggcccagccgtttggagatcatattgatgaccccggccgtaggtcggttatCGGTCACTTCTTCAgccggctggggtcgtcggtcggcaactgatcgagtcggcgggttcctctgaaatttatcgagatatcccCGACGGATGAGGGctttgatctcatccttaagctggatgcattgctcggtattgtggctgtGGCCCCGGTGGAACCGACAGTATTTTCGtcagtcgaggccctttgccttcaaatgCGGAGGCCATCGCAAgtactcttccccttcgatctccatcaaaatctgcgcacgaggagcagagaggggagtgtaggaatcgtacctggggcgtgtcggcctcggGCTCCGACGTCGGGGCGACCTCTGGTCCCGTCGTGGGGGTGATCCCCGATCGTTGGTCAGGGGCCTGCTAGGCACAGCAGggtcccgacctttcctccgcttctccttccggTCCTTGGGCTCGGccaggcgtcggtcggaagctccctcgtccgcgcgcatgtacttgtacgcgcgctccagcaactttgcgtacgttcgggggagggttttgttcagggagtaggtgaaccgggatgccctcagcccgcgcttcatggccgagacggccatgtcctcattgaggtcccgaacctcgagtgtggccgcattgaatcacgCCATGAAGTGTCAGAGCATCTCATTTTCCCCTTGTTTaagagagaaaaggctgtccgatgttcgGGGTGGCTTTCGTCTGGTGCTAAAGtgggccacgaaggagtgctcaagctgctcgaaggagtggatactttccgatcgaagatcggagtaccatgcCCTAGCAGCTTTGcgtagcgtggcggggaagccgatgcaaaggagagcgtcggttgccccttggatcgtcatgagagctttgtagctctccaggtggtcgatggggtcggtggagccgtcggtgctgggagaccccaggggtggagtctccagaagagtTCGAGGGTGatgcggacggcgttcgcggtcgcttctccttcctcgtccGTTCCAGccgggaaggggagggccgtcgAGACCGACGGGCGTCCTGTCGTGGGGGCTCCTCCTTCCCCTCTCGGTGGGAGCGGCGTGACAGGGGATCCGGAGAAGGTGATGGCGAtcggcgcgggcgtcggcggctgctcctggagggtatCGGATTTGCCGCCGGCTGCTCGCCCGGTGAGGGCGGCAGCCGGATCagttgttgctgaaggcttttgaccgcgtctgtcagcacggtcatctgccgaacTATTACCGCGATCTGTGCTTCTGCGGTCACTGCGGGAcacggagagctgggctccaccctaGCCACGGAGGGTGGAGGGGAGGCCTCCTCCCGGCGGGacgagcgcctcgccgatccagtgaccctcgatcgttgagctcttgtctttgtcatctcgaATTTTGTGGGGATAGTGTACCGTTACGAGAACCCGTAGCGTCCTGtctccccctacctggcgcgccaatctgttgcggccaatcccctcgtcgcttgGTCGTCGGGAATGAGcgtctgcaaaagaaagtccatactgaccggaggcggctccagcggggaccctccgacggtcaagtcagagaggagattaggcaacagtgaaatgaagacagggagctcaatcgagagagagaaagagagggagcaagcctgagaGTTTTTTTGGAATGGCCcatagcactgttgccttccccgatatatatagtggagcgtggtatgacgccgtcattaatggcgcggacaattgaagaattgtcaattcactgtagactgtcagagtcgccgtaaagatgtcaaatcgccgtggggccgtcaaatcactagggttgacaatgccataGGCGGGATAATTCCCTAGggggcagtgccgcatgctgttgtcaggaccgACAGTCTCTGATAGTAGTACGgtgattggaggagtcgaccgaccttgggtcggtggccagctgaggggcgtcgggtagagcttcggacccctccgacggtcagtcggacatgtcgcgggagtcgggcatcggatctCCTGGTGCAGTCGATCGGAAGGGCAGGAAAGATCTGCCCGACCGATATAtcctcggtcggtcgatcggtcgatcAGTATTCCTCAACATAGACCAATTCAGAAGAGAAGTCTgagtttcttcttgttgatcaaaTTAGAACTTACATCATACCTGttgctctattttatttttatctcttgCAACAAACATGCACCATAAGATATGAAACCTGACTTTCACTGTGGTGTACGAGGGATTTCATTCAATTTGATTTCTATCCTTTCACTCATAATTAAACATTTCTCAAAAATGTGAGCACATGGATTGTAAAGAATTTCTTTAGTTTGATTCAAAAAAGTGGTTCCTCATAGTCTCAGTGTTATTGTTAACAAAATGTATGCAAAATTACTTGTATTAACTTTCTTGTTTAAGCAATATAGAATTGCTATCAATTTGCATAGGTTATATTTTTTACTTGCCTATCAGCTGGTTGGCACTCGTCTCTCTAAATGAGAGGTCTCAAATTCAAAtctcaataatatcaaaaaaaaaatatatatatatatatatatattttatttaagaaaataaaaaaattaattaaattttcttTGACTCATTGGATTTATTACGCTTCATTCGTAGTGAATAGCTATCATATtctcaattaaaataaaaaaaaatctttatttaaaaaaataaaaagattgattaaatttttttcgaCCAATTGGAATATTTATTGTGATTTTCGGTATTTTGGCTCCTAcattttgaatcatccataaattaTAAAGcaaaagctctctttctctcctccccCGAACCTCATTATTTGGTGAATTTTGTGGATGTTGGGATGACAATAACATCTTGTGCCACAATTACTTGATCTGCCTTTAGATTTGCTGCAACAAACTTTTAAGGGAATTTGGCCCAACTTAATATTAAATACACATTCCCAAAAGaacgattattttttaaaatttatattaaatctcaaGGGCAGCGAAACTCGCTTTTGTCTTTTCATGTGCATATTTAATCCACCGCTAAGTACTTATCTAATATTTCAAGATATCTCTTTAATTAACTCCTTCGAGATGCCAGGCTTCCTCAAATCACAACATCACTatattaaaatcttaattttttattacaaGCTGCCATGCAACATGTTCAGTCGGACCTAAGATATTCTTCTATGATTGCTTATGTTGATATGTCCCAGAAGAATCAAATCTCTTTGCTTTTAATCATGATCATAACAAGTTCATCATAACATCTACTAAAAGATTTAAATTATGAAATCTGGAATTTATTTAACACCTtctttatattttgaaaattattggacACAGgcccaataattttttaaaaaaaagacttCATTATCTTTTCTTTGTTTAGTCTTTCTTCTAGTTAGGAACCCCTGATTCCTGTAGATGATTGCATTTAGTGCAGAGGAAGTCAGAAGATCATGCactaaagatttgattttttggcaCATAATATTATCATCGTTATTTTGATATGCCACATACAAACTACTACATATCTACCATCTTTCTTTGACAAAAACAAGGTATCCAAATAGGGATAACTATACTTTTTAATACCATAAACTGCTCAatagtctcttttttttttgttaaatagttgtctgcagGAAAAACATGTATGCGATGCATGATGCATGCATTTAGAACATAGAAAATTGAGAATATGTGTGATAAATGTGTAGGCTGTAAATATGTTTTTTTTTAATCCCTAAATCAAGAACCCAGAGGTAGACATAATTACAAAGTGTCAAGAATATGTGTGGTAAATGTGTAGGCTTCGTGCTGAGACATAGCCTCATAGATTTCATGTTATGTATAACATCAATGTTTTATTTCACTATTGTAATTAATGCTGGTCTAATTCAACATACAAGCTAGGTCTGTACCTTGTGTTAAGCTAATATAATAAGAAGTTGATTATTATTGAAGTACTAAAAGCGTTCTTATTATATAAATAAGATTGCAGGTTTCGGATCCAGCAAACTCTGCACATGCCTATCACCTTCCAAACTTTTGTTTTTTACACCCTCATTCTAGAGGACTTATGAAGAGTGATGACATTGGTTAACACCTCAAGGTGCCATTATTCAACTAGCTCGtcgaatagaaatttttttccccTCTATATATTACTATATTAATTGCCACCTGCCTAACTTGCTATAATATTGTTGTTTGGGGGATTTATACTGACAAGCACTTCCAATTTAAATTTGCTTCACCTAAAGTCTTGCATGTGCACTACTTAtcattgatatttttttcttgcaAGTCTTTGGTTAGTGACATGCAACATAATTTGGAAGGAGACAAGAATGTAATGTTGCACATGTAGCTCAAGTAGCaataatcaattttaattttctaaatattcAAATTGCTATTTGTTGCACCATCAAAAACCATATGATACATGAGTATCATATCTAGGATACCGAAGAGACATTATTGCTACACATGTAACTAGGACTCGCACTTCTTGTCATATTTCAGTGCAATTAATATATGATGCCATTCTCTGCATGCTAAAATTTagaggaaaaaagaaacaaaatgagGGATATAGAGCTGTTAGTACCACCATCAAAATTTGCTATATTATGGCTATACTATACAAGTTTCTTGGATATTCATAGATGCCACAGCTGATGAAATATCTCATATTTTTTCGAAAGAGCAAATTTGAAAAAAGCAGTTGGCACAGTAGCAATTACCAAGTTTTTGATTATTGAAAGCAAAAACATCAATTGGCATGTAAATGTTGctgtagaataaaaaataaaaaaacttttaAGCTAGAGAAAAATGCACTAGATTCATGAGATATTAAATGATGAAAACTACAAAATGCTAATAAATTCCTGTTCCATCTGTAGTTTTATTTTAATCGATTAGGAAAAAAAATTCGCAAAACAAAGAATAGAAGATATGTGTACCAAAAAAGATGGAAGATGTGCAACCATGAAAGTATGCTttgatatctatatctatatttatctatattttttaatgattAATTAGTGATGCTAGTaatttccaaaaaaaataattatttaaaaaataaagaacatcTAGAAGAAAAATTCAACCCAAATGATAGTATGGCATTTGTCATACAGCCAGGCTTATTATAAAGAATATTTCCAAGAACACTTTTTAGCAGACCAAAAGTCACCCTAGACCCCACTATCTTCAGGTGGGTGGGTCATCCCTCACCAAAGCTGGGTGGCCCCACCACCACCATCCAACGGCCAACGGGCCAAGCGTTCTTATTTATCGAGCCTCCAACCTTCCTCTCGCCACTGCCATCTCTGTCCCTGCGGTCTTTAGACCACCGTTCCTTCTCTTCTCCCCAGATCCCGTCACCGCCTACGGCGAACAAGCCAAATGGCTAAGAGCGGCCGGCTCGGCAAGCTCAAGTGCATGCTCAAGCGGTGGCACTCTCTCGGCCGCCTCGCCCCCGCCGCTGGCGATGGCGCCGCCGCCCCCTCCGCCGCCGTGGAGGGCGGCTCGCGGCGGACGTCCTCCGTCCCCGGCGACTGCGAGCCGCAGGGCTTTCACGCCGTCTACGTCGGCAACTCTCGGCGGCGGTACCTCATCAGCTCCGACGTCGCCGGCCACCCTCTCTTCCAGGTGCTCGTACAGCGCTCCGGCGGCTCCGACGACGGCGGCGCCGTCACTTTCATTGGGTGCGAGGTGGTGCTCTTCGAGCACCTTCTCTGGATGATCGAGAACGCTGACCCCCAGCCAGATTCTCTCGCCGAGCTCGTCGAGTTCTACGCATGCTAGATGCCCGGCATTGCGCACCGGCGGAGCACCGGACTTCCTTAGAAATTataatattatctatttttttgtgCATTTGCTGGAGAGGCAGTGCTGTAGGATATGTTTTAGGCGTGCGAAGAAATGGTAAGTTATGGAGTGACCCactgatttaaaaaatataaaaattgaggGGTTTTTTCCTTTTGTTGGAGTTATTGTGTAATTTGTTATGGTTGacgggtgtttttttttttttttttttgtttaacatTACTTGAGAATGTTATGTAAATTCTTATATTGAAAAGGATGTTTGTTTTCTAGTTTCTACTGGGATCACAGTGACATGGAAGGATACTTTTTGAGTTTAATTTAGTAGCACGCTGTTTGTAGGTCAATGTTTTACTTCTTATGCATGATTTAGGGGTAATAATAACCACGGCAATTGCCCATGAACCTAAGGTTTATATTGAGCCATTATCCTATTATATTAGATGATATCTGATGAGTAATTAGTCGTTGTTTGGCCATTTTATTGCCCAGTTAAGTAGAATAATTTATCAATAGTTCAAATCCTTGTATTATTTAAAAAATGGTTTTTTTTTGAGTAATAAAAAAAAAGGTGACAGAATCAGAAAATGCAACCTTTCTTTTCAGTTAATACACCTTTTAATGATTGAACTATAGAGTGCAGGTGCTATGGAAAAAAGAAACCTTGCTTTTGCCTTTTGCTGTGGATCTCCAAGCATAATCTGTGATGGTCCCTACCTATGTTATTTATGGTGGAAATATCCAAATCAGTAACTGCAGTATTTGGTAGAAGTGCTATTCGTTTTGGAGTCAATATATCAATCAAGTAGCTACGGTGCCGTAAACTTGATCTCAATCCTATAACTGGCGTTTCTGCTTCTTGTTGAGATGAGGCTATGACAACTCTACCCACTCGAAACCAATTGCTTGCTCTCCTCTCATGTTACTGATGAGCTATGCTTTTGTTTATGGTAATTACTCAACAAACACCTCCTAGGATTACTCTTACAGAGTAATTAGTGGATCAAAATTAATGAATTTTAAGGCAATAAAAACACTCAACATAATCACTATCAATCTTTTTCTTGCATTCAAGCTTGTGCCCTTGCAGaaggatacatacatatatggatTATGATCGAAATTATAATCCATCCATGGTTACTGTTCCATCTCAATAATGTTGTTGTTTGTAAACAAGCTACTATAAGGTCTTGTGACTCGGGTGGATCCAACCTCCGGTAAAAGACTGTTCGCATCGAATATTTCTCGATGGAAGGAGGTTCTCATGGTCACGTTCAGAGAAGATTGCTATGGTGAAaacctttttcttctatttttttttttaaaaaaaatatattataacaaCCACTAATAAGCAGAGGCCATGACCGACGTCCACTGTTTTTATAAGTACCACTAGTTGCAGCAAAGTGCAAAGGAATTACTATTTTAAATTCTTGGACTGGTCATACCATCATCTCTTTCTCTATGTGTGGACGTTTGCATGTGCATGAGCATGCGTGCATGCTAGCGTGAGTGTGGAAAAGGTAGGAGAATCTAGCTTGCTTCATATCAAAGGGGTAATGAGATGATCGAGCATAAAGTAGCCGCATCTCACATTGGCCTTCTGTTTAGACTTGTGGGGGGTTTGGATTGTATCTTGGGCACCAAAGAATGATTCACGTTCTTTTACGATATCAATTATTGGATCGTACAATAGCTGCTTTGAGATTTATCCAAGATACATACAATCTAATAGTTGATGTCACGGGAGAAAAGCAACCATTATTTTGTGTGAAGAGTACAGCTCGAATCTATTTGGTGGTTCCTAATTTCCCCTTTTTATCATGGATGAAGCCTACAGGTGCATGCAGATCCAGGCCTCCACCAAACGGGGACGCTATTTGCTCTAGTAGGCCAACTATTTCACCAATTCAAACCTGTGAAGCCTTTTGCAAGTACTTGGCTATCTTGTGTTGTCCTGCAAGGAATCTTGAGTGCTGGGATCATTGTGCCAGTCGTTTAGCCCGGATGACGTACTCGGTCTGCATTCACATGAAGCATTATAGCTATTTATAATTAGGGTTtgcaatatataaaatttatcttcTAATAAATTAGACATACTTCCACCTGTCAGTTTCCATCTAATAAGCAAACATCATCATGATATACTTTAGTAGATAGAAACTATAATATGCTTTTCGAAATGCAATCTAGATATCATGCTCCTCATTGAATTGGTATATTTAATTTGTTTATATTACACTGTATTCCCTTTGAGATGAGgtgtttatattaaaaaaaaataaaaaaagctttTATTGTCCCCTCTTGTAAAATCAATGATGGTGATTAAATTAGatcattttatttttgataaacaaAATGCATAATCAGTCATCAAAGAACTACCTTCGCAAAATTGGCCGGCATCTTCATAAGACCAGGTTAAAATTATCGATAAAACTTGACTTTTATATGGCCCCTTTTTTTAGGGCCAGACAGTTCTCtttatttatcaaatttcatcatATATCCCTATATTTGTTGCATTTCAAAATAGGTTAGctataacattttttttttatttttaatcaaatatTAGCCAATCGGCACTAGGTTTACTTCGGGCAAATCAGATCATGGAGTTTACTTTCAATGTAAATTAAGAAAAATACCTATAGTTCAAGAAAGTGATGCTATCCTTGACACGAAGACTCAGTGTGTCGATTTTTTTTGACCTGATGGATACTTGGCCCGATCTAATCCGAATGGAGTGGATTTTATCTTATTTGATTAAGAGGCGGGATAGATATGGGTTTTAGAAAAAATATCCGAAATAAGTTTGGATCGAATATCAGTAATGATATGTCCCACCCCAAATCCATcctgatataatttttatttaaatttcaaaatccctctccctccctcctctctctctatctcattTATGCCgcccccctctctctatctcgtTTACATCAAAGCGAAAGCTGCCCCCCTCTCTCTCATTTAGATCATGCAAAACCCTGCacccccccaccctctctctctttctctcttgcttTTGCTTGACGGTCGATGGGTCCTCACTCCCCCCACCCCTAGCAGAGGTGGCCTAGTGGTGAAAGTCGAAACCctagccatcatctaagcttccctatt
This genomic window from Elaeis guineensis isolate ETL-2024a chromosome 13, EG11, whole genome shotgun sequence contains:
- the LOC105056686 gene encoding auxin-responsive protein SAUR76-like, which encodes MAKSGRLGKLKCMLKRWHSLGRLAPAAGDGAAAPSAAVEGGSRRTSSVPGDCEPQGFHAVYVGNSRRRYLISSDVAGHPLFQVLVQRSGGSDDGGAVTFIGCEVVLFEHLLWMIENADPQPDSLAELVEFYAC